The DNA window ATCGAGATGATGCACCGGCTGGGGCGGTCTGACCGCGCCAGACAGTCATTTATCCGCCATTTATTCCGTTACCTGATGGGCCGAAACGAGATGCTCAGCGATTCCGTAACGTTGATCGAAGCCGAACAGGCGTACCTGAAGAATGGCGGCAGCTTCCGAGCCCTTGTCGTTTCGTTGCTAAGTTCCGATTCGTTTCTCTACCGACGCTAAGACGCCCACGCACGCCCCGCTTGGATTTCCTCCTAGCCCTATTCCGGGACCTTACTTATGCCCCTTACGCGACGACGCATGATTCAGGATCTGTCGCTTGGCGGAATCTCTCTCTTCATGGCTTCATGCTTGAGGTCGATTCAGGCACACGCCGCTGGCAACGAAGAGACGCTGCCGAAGCGGTTCGTCTTTGTGGTGAAGTCGTCCGGCGTCGACAAATACAACCTCGTCCCGGAAGGGATTGAAAACCACTTCGTGCACGCCACGACGGGAAAGAAACTCGGCAACCAGGACCGCCGACTGGGCGAGTTAGTCGACGTTTCCCTGGCCGGCCGCAAGCTTCCCGACAAGCTGGCGATTCTGGAACCGTTCAAGGCGAAAACGACCATCATTCAAAGCCTGTCTGGAAAGACCTTCAGCGGTAACCACACGGCCGGCTATGGTGCGTTATCGTGCCACAACTCGGAACGGGTGGCCATCGCGCCCACGGTTGATTGTCTATTGGGGCAACATCTTTCGACGGGTCCCTACGCGATGTATGGGATGGCCATGAATGGGAGTTTGCTGGAGCCCGGCTGGAAGCCGGAGGACACCTACTGCTATCCCAATATCTCGGCGGCCAGGAAGGGCATGCCTGTCGCGTTTCAGGCGTCGCCCCGGAAGGCCTTCCTGGAGCTGTTTGGCTCGGCGGTGGCCACGCCGGAACAACGGGAGCGGAAGCTCGCCCTGAACGGCAACCTGATGGACTTTCTGAGAGATGACGCCCGGCGCATCGAAAAACGGCTGTCGGCAGAAGACAAGGAAAGGTTCTCCCTTTACACCGATTCTTTTGAATCGCTGCGGCTCATGGAAGAAAAAAAATCCCGGTTAGCCGACAGGATCAAACAGCACGCTCCCGGCTTAACCGATCGCTACGATTCGCTGTCTCCTTCGGCTCGCATTGAATCGCATTTTGAGGTGGCGACGGCGGCTCTGATCGCCGGGCTGACGAACGTGATCACCCTGCGTCCCGATACTTTGGGAGTGAACTATTCGGAACTGGGGCTCACCGAGTCGGTGCATAACCTGGGGCATCTGCAGGAGGCGACCGCATCCAATGGCTGGACCGGCCACCAGGCGCGAGCGGAAGTGGAAAAACTGCACCTGAGCTGCATTGCAGAGATGGCGAAAAAACTCGAACGCATTCCGGAAGGAAACGGTACGATGCTCGATAATACGACGATTGTCTATATGTCGTGCTATGGCGGCGATCATCATGCCAGTTTAACCGAATGGCCGTTCGTTCTGGTCGGAGGCATGGCCAACAAGCTGCGAATGGGCCGTTACCTCGAGTACCCCAAGTACCGCGAGAAAGGACACCGCACGATCGCCAATCTCTACCTGACCCTGATGCAAGCCGCCGGGATGCCAACTCCGGAAACTTTCGGACAACTGGACGCCAATCTCAAAGATCTCGATCTCACCGGACCATTGCACGAACTCCTGGCGGTCTAAGCGATCATCACCCAGCCGACAACCCGACGGCAAGGCTGGCCCTGGTCAGACCGGAATTCCGCCAAAAGGAGAGCAGCGGGCTAACGCGTGGAGACGCACGCCTGCACGTGATATCAATCTGTGGAACAGCCTTCGATCCGCATGTTAGCGCTTGCGAAGAACGACGATAAGCCTATGAAACCTTTCAAGATCACCGTCCTGCTGTTGCTCGGCTGCGCCAGCACGCTGCTGGCAGCCGACGATCCGACGATTCCTGTCACTTTGGAACAGGCCAAAGAACAGGGGCGTACGAAATCCAGACTCCTGAAGGCGACGGACATCGACTCCCCATCGACCCTGGAGACGCCCAGGGCGAACCTCGCGCACTTCCAAGAGTCGGTGTGGCCCCTTTTGAAAAAGAACTGCCTGGACTGTCATGGCCCTGACCGGTCGGAGGGAAGACTTCGTGTCGACAAACTGGACCCTGACCTGCTGAGCGGTTCCGACGTCGAGCGATGGCGCGAGATTTACAACGCTCTGAGTAATTCCGAGATGCCGCCAGAGGATGAATCCGACTACGCGCTGGCGGATGCAGACCGCGGAAAACTTGTTGACTGGCTCAGCGACCAACTGAACAAGGCATCGGTTCTGCAACGCAATAACAAGGAACACTCGTCATTTCGTCGGCTGACAAGATACGAATACAACTACGCGCTCCAGGACCTGCTCGGGCTGCCCTACGACCTCGCGAATGAGCTTCCGCCAGAAACCGCATCCGAAGACGGCTTCAAGAACAGCTCGGATTTACTGCAGATGTCCGCTATGCAGTTTGAGACCTATCGGGAGATTGGGCTCAAGGCTCTCCAACGCGCCACCGTCAGCGGCGAACG is part of the Lignipirellula cremea genome and encodes:
- a CDS encoding DUF1552 domain-containing protein, translated to MRSIQAHAAGNEETLPKRFVFVVKSSGVDKYNLVPEGIENHFVHATTGKKLGNQDRRLGELVDVSLAGRKLPDKLAILEPFKAKTTIIQSLSGKTFSGNHTAGYGALSCHNSERVAIAPTVDCLLGQHLSTGPYAMYGMAMNGSLLEPGWKPEDTYCYPNISAARKGMPVAFQASPRKAFLELFGSAVATPEQRERKLALNGNLMDFLRDDARRIEKRLSAEDKERFSLYTDSFESLRLMEEKKSRLADRIKQHAPGLTDRYDSLSPSARIESHFEVATAALIAGLTNVITLRPDTLGVNYSELGLTESVHNLGHLQEATASNGWTGHQARAEVEKLHLSCIAEMAKKLERIPEGNGTMLDNTTIVYMSCYGGDHHASLTEWPFVLVGGMANKLRMGRYLEYPKYREKGHRTIANLYLTLMQAAGMPTPETFGQLDANLKDLDLTGPLHELLAV